The DNA region GAATCGGGAATCGGGAATCGCGGGGCGGAACGCGCAGGTGCGCCGGCGAGCCGGCGCACCTGCAGTTCGGGGCCCACCGACGGTGCGGTGGGCCGAGGCGAAGGAGGCCTACTGCCCCTTCGTCGGCTGGGTCTGGCTGGGGCCGAGGCCGTTGGGCTTCTCGTCGGCCTTCAACGGGCTGGGCTTGAAGCACAGGAACCAGTCCACGCAGCGCAGGCCCTGCTGGTTGGCCGTGTTCACACGCTCGTTGGCCGTGCCGCACGAGCCCGGCGGGGGCACGATGACTTCCTCGCCCGGCTGCCAGTTGGCTGGCGTCGCGATCTTGAACTGGTCGGAGGTCTGCATGGCGATCAGGAGGCGCTTGATCTCCTCCATGTTGCGCCCGTTCGACAGCGGGTAGTACAGGAGCGCCCGGATCGTCCCCTCCGGGTCAATGAAGAAGACCGCACGCACCGCCTGTGTCGTGCTGGCAGACGGCTGCAGCATGCCATACTTCCGCGCGACCTCCATCTTGAGGTCCTCGATCAGCGGGAAGGTGACTTCGATGTTCTTGATGTCCTTGTACGTGATCTTCTCGCGGATCGTCCGCAGCCACGCGATGTGGGCGTAGATGCTGTCAATCGAGAGCCCGATCAGCTCGCAGTTGAGCGCCTTGAACTCCGGCAGCATCTTGGCGAAGGTCATGAACTCAGTCGTGCACACCGGCGTGAAGTCCGCCGGGTGAGAGAAGAGGATCACCCACTTGCCCTTGAAGTCGTCCGGGAACTTGATGTCCCCCTGCGTCGTCTTGGCGGTGAAGGCCGGGGCCTTCTCGCCGATTAGCGGGAGACGCGTGGGCAACTCGTACTGCGCCCACGCCATCCCCGCCAGGCACATCACCAGCACCATCAGGCTCACGGCCGTCAACAGTGTCTTCCTCATCATCTTCACTCCTTGGTCATCAAGTACGCGGCTGTGTAACCAGATTATATAGTTTGGTTACGAATGATGCAACCTCTACTGCGCCCGGCCCCCGGCCGCCATCAGTGTCAACTGCTTGCCGCTATTCAGCCACAGCAGCGTGGCCCCGCCGCGCACGACGGCCTGGCAGTCCAGGCACGCTACCGCGCCCTTCTTCATCTCCACCTCGGCCCCGCCAATCAGCTCCCCGATGATGGTGCTGAAGTCCGGCTCGTGCCCCACGAGCATCACCGTCCCCGGATGCCCCTGCTCCTCCAGCAGGTCACGCAGGCTGGCTGTCGTCAGCCGCCCGGCCAGGACCGACGTCTGCTCCACGGGCGCCCCCAGCGTCTCGGCTACGAGTTCCGCCGTCTGGACGGCCCGCACCAGCGGGCTGGTGAGGACCAGGCCCACCTCGACGCCGAGAGCCTGCAGCGCTACCCCTGCCTCGCGCGAGCGGCCCAGGCCCCTGTCGGTCAGGCGGCGGTCGGCGTCCGTGCGCCCTGGCGGCGTGTTCTCGGCTTCGGCGTGGCGCATGAAGTACAGCAGCATGGTGGTCTTCCCGGGCAGGCCCCGTCCCGTCGGTGGCGGCATGTCACGTTCTCTTGTTCGTTCGCGTTCGACCGTGAATTGTCCTGCAGGCCCCAGCCCGACGGGGGCCGAATAGGGAGCCATCCCACGACAACGAGGAAGACCCGATGCTGCGACCTGCTGCCACTGCCGGAACGTTCGTGCTGGACGCCGAGGGGGCGCCCGGCTTCGAGATCACTGTCCGCACGACCCCCGCCGTGCCGTTCGACGCCCAGGCCACTCCCGCCGCAGGCGGCGTGTGCGAACTCATCGTTCGCCCCACTGCCGAGGCCTCGCTGGAGGAGTTGGCGGTGGAACTGTCGCCCACCGGCGCCGGAACGACATGTCTGCAGCCGGAGGCGCGTGTGTTGTCGCTCGGGGGCTTCGAGTTGGGCTGGCGGGGCGCCGTGGCGCTGGGGACGCTGCTGGACGAGGGCGAGGGGCGCGCCAGCCTGACCGGCCTCGGCGTGGCCCTGCAGGGCGCGAGACTGGCGCTCGTGCTGGGCGCGGGGCACGCCAATGGCGACTTCCCGGCCTTCTCGACCGATGGCCAGCGCCTGACGCTGACCTTCACGCCCCAGCGCCCCCTGGCCGCCGGGGAGCGCTTCCGCGTGCTGATGGGGCTGGCGGACGATGTCGCCGCCGTGCTCGCCGACTACGGCGCGGCCCTCGGCCGCGACGCGCGACCGCTGGGCGAGGCGCCGACGGGTTGGAACAGTTGGGACTACTACCGGGGCGGCATCACGATGGACGCCTGCGCCGCCGAGATGGCGGCGATCAACGCCTCGCCCCTGCGCGGCAAGCTACGCTACTTCGTCATTGACATGGGCTGGGAGAACTGCTGGGGCGACTGGCGCCCGAACCGCAAGTTCCCCGAGGACCCCGCCGACATCGCCGGCGCGATCAAGGCGGCGGGCTTCGCCCCGGGCATCTGGGTGGCGCCGCTGCAGGCCAGCACCTATGTCCCGTGGGTGCGCGATGAGCGCGACTGTTTCTGCCAGGGCGCCGACGGCGACGCGATCGTCGGCCAGGGCAACGGCGCGTGCGTGCTCTTTGATCCCACCCACCCGCGCACCGTTCAGTGGCTCCATGACACCTTCTCCGGGCTCCGCGAGGCGGGCTTTGAGCTGTTCAAGGTGGACTACCTGTACCGCGCCTACTTCGACAGCATGGCCACGCTGCACGACCCGACGGTCGGCAAGGCCGCGGCGGCGCGGCGCTTCCTCGAGATCATCCGCGAGGCCATCGGGCCGGACGCGCACCTGCTCAGTTGCGGGGCGCCGCTGCCGTGCGCGCTGGGGCTGGCCGACAGCGCCCGCATCTCCGCCGACATCCACAACTTCTGGGGCCACGTGCGCCACAGCGCCATCCAGATCGCCGGCACGCACTGGCTCAACGGGCGGGCGTGGGTCAATGACCCGGACTTCGCGCTGATCCGCTGCGCGCAGACCAGTGCCGACCGCTACCAGAACCCGCCGTACACGCGCCGGCCCTACAACGACCCCAACGACTTCTGGTTGGCGGGCGATGACGCGACGTGGACGGAGCTGCACACCTGGCTGAGCCTCGTCCACCTGTGCGGCGGCTCGATCTTCGCCAGCGACTCCATCGCGCGGCTCAATGAGCGGGGCCTGGCGGCACTGGCGCACCTGCTGAGCCATCCCGCGCCGGCTCCGGCTGTCCCACTGGACCTCGTGGATGCCGTCCCGCCGCGGCTGTGGCTGGCGACGGCAGGCGAGCAGAGCTGCCTCGGCGTCTTCAACTGGGAGGACGAGGCGGCCGAAGTCGAACTGCCGGCGAATGCGCCGACGGCGGCGACGGACTACTGGACGGGGGAGAAGGTGAGCCTGGGCCGAAGCGTGCGGCTGGAGGGGCGGAGTGCGCTGGTGGTGGAGTTCTGAACGGCCTTGGGGTGGCGCATCCGTGCCGTTGCCGTTCCCCTCTCCGGAGCGAAGCGAGGGAGAGGGGTAGGGGTGAGGACGCCGTGGCCGTACCTCCGGCAGGTCTCTCCCGCTGGTGAGCCGAATCGCTGCATACCTTAGCACACGGGAGTGACGAACATGGACCAGGTCGGTGTTGGCATCATCGGGTCGGGCTTTGTGTCGGAGATCCACGTCGAGGCCTTCGGCATGGTGCCCAATGCGCGCGTCGTCGCCTGCGCCTCGCCCCACAACGCCGCGACCTTCGCCGCCAAGCATGGCATCCCCAAACACTTCCCTGACTACCGGGCGATGCTGGAACTGCCCGAGGTGGATGTCGTCCTGCTGGCCCTCCCCAACACGCTGCACTGCCAGGCATGTGAGGACGCCGCCGGCGCGGGTAAGCACGTCATCTGCGAAAAGCCCCTCTGCCCGACGCTGGACGAGGCCGACCGCATGATCGCGGCCTGCCGGCGCGCCGGCGTGCACCTGATGTATGCCGAGGAGCTGTGCTTCACCCCCAAATACGTCCGCGCCAAGCAACTGTGCGACGAGGGCGCGCTGGGCAAGCTGTACCTCATCAAGCAGAGCGAGAAGCACGACGGCCCGCACATGCCGTGGTTCTGGGATGTGACACAGTCCGGTGGCGGCGTGACGCTGGACATGGGCTGCCACGCCTTCGAGTACTTCCGCTGGATGCTCGGCAAACCCCGGGCGCTCAGCGTGTATGCCGACATGGGCACCTTCGTCCACCAGGACAAGACGCGGGGCGATGACGACGCGCTCATCATCGTGGACTTCGAGGGCGGCTGCCGGGGCCTGGCGGAGGAGAGCTGGGCCAAGCAGGGCGGCATGGACGACCGCATCGAGCTATACGGGTCGGAGGGCGTGATCTACTGCGACCTGCTCAAGGGCAGCAGCTTCGAGACCTACAGCACCCGGGGCTACGGCTACGCGGTCGAGAAGGCAGGCAGCACGCAGGGCTGGAGCTTCACGATGTACGAGGAGGTCTGGAACTACGGCTTCCCGCAGGAGGACCAGCACTTCGTGAACTGCGTGGCGGGGCTGGAGACGCCGCTGGAGACGGGCGAGGACGGCAAGGCGACGCTGGAGATCATCTTCGCGGCGTACGAGAGCGCGGGGACGGGGCGGAAGGTGGCGCTGCCGTTCACGCCACCGGCGGGGAAGAAGCCGATTGAGTTGTGGGTGAGGTAGATGGCCCATCGTCCTTCCGCGAGGGCGGTCTGGGGCAAGATGGTGCCTCACCGCGCGGGTGGTTGTGACAGCCAGATATGCAGCCCAAAGGCATCAGGAGGGAAGCGAATGGACACTGTAGTATGTGTAGCCACTGCCGTGAACGCCGTTGCTGTCGTAGTGCTCTTGGTCATCACGGCCTTCCAGGTCCAGTGGTTCAGGAACAGCGTGGCCGCCACCACTCGGTACAATCTGTCGGTGGATGCCCAAGCGCTGAACCGCCTCTTGGTTGAGTACCCAAGTACCCACAGGGCCTTTGCCGACACTGAGGTCTACAGGAGTCTCGGGCCGGATGAGCGGCTGCGGGCGGACACGATCTGCGAGGTGTGGTTACTCCACTACGAGACAGTCTTCGAGTCGTGGCCCACGATGTCCCTTGAGACACGGCGGTTGTATGAGAACGCCATCAGAGGTTCCGTGCACCACTACCCGTTGCTGCGCAAGATGCTGCATGACGATGCGTTCAGCGGCAAGCCCGTGTGGCACGTCAAGCTCCGGGAGATGGCCGGCTAGGCGAGAGCGAGCACAGCAGGGCAGCGCCATGCGGTCGCGGTGGCTGCCGACCATCCTGGGTGCGGCACTGTGTGGTGCCGTTCCGTTCGCAGGACGGTTGGCGCGCGTAGCGCGTCCCTTAGGCGGAGACTGAAGTCCCCGCCTGGGGGGCGGTCCTGCGGACCGCCGATCGTCCTGCGGACGAGACGGCAACGGCGATGCC from bacterium includes:
- a CDS encoding alpha-galactosidase produces the protein MLRPAATAGTFVLDAEGAPGFEITVRTTPAVPFDAQATPAAGGVCELIVRPTAEASLEELAVELSPTGAGTTCLQPEARVLSLGGFELGWRGAVALGTLLDEGEGRASLTGLGVALQGARLALVLGAGHANGDFPAFSTDGQRLTLTFTPQRPLAAGERFRVLMGLADDVAAVLADYGAALGRDARPLGEAPTGWNSWDYYRGGITMDACAAEMAAINASPLRGKLRYFVIDMGWENCWGDWRPNRKFPEDPADIAGAIKAAGFAPGIWVAPLQASTYVPWVRDERDCFCQGADGDAIVGQGNGACVLFDPTHPRTVQWLHDTFSGLREAGFELFKVDYLYRAYFDSMATLHDPTVGKAAAARRFLEIIREAIGPDAHLLSCGAPLPCALGLADSARISADIHNFWGHVRHSAIQIAGTHWLNGRAWVNDPDFALIRCAQTSADRYQNPPYTRRPYNDPNDFWLAGDDATWTELHTWLSLVHLCGGSIFASDSIARLNERGLAALAHLLSHPAPAPAVPLDLVDAVPPRLWLATAGEQSCLGVFNWEDEAAEVELPANAPTAATDYWTGEKVSLGRSVRLEGRSALVVEF
- a CDS encoding peroxiredoxin yields the protein MAWAQYELPTRLPLIGEKAPAFTAKTTQGDIKFPDDFKGKWVILFSHPADFTPVCTTEFMTFAKMLPEFKALNCELIGLSIDSIYAHIAWLRTIREKITYKDIKNIEVTFPLIEDLKMEVARKYGMLQPSASTTQAVRAVFFIDPEGTIRALLYYPLSNGRNMEEIKRLLIAMQTSDQFKIATPANWQPGEEVIVPPPGSCGTANERVNTANQQGLRCVDWFLCFKPSPLKADEKPNGLGPSQTQPTKGQ
- the sixA gene encoding phosphohistidine phosphatase SixA, producing the protein MPPPTGRGLPGKTTMLLYFMRHAEAENTPPGRTDADRRLTDRGLGRSREAGVALQALGVEVGLVLTSPLVRAVQTAELVAETLGAPVEQTSVLAGRLTTASLRDLLEEQGHPGTVMLVGHEPDFSTIIGELIGGAEVEMKKGAVACLDCQAVVRGGATLLWLNSGKQLTLMAAGGRAQ
- a CDS encoding Gfo/Idh/MocA family oxidoreductase, translating into MDQVGVGIIGSGFVSEIHVEAFGMVPNARVVACASPHNAATFAAKHGIPKHFPDYRAMLELPEVDVVLLALPNTLHCQACEDAAGAGKHVICEKPLCPTLDEADRMIAACRRAGVHLMYAEELCFTPKYVRAKQLCDEGALGKLYLIKQSEKHDGPHMPWFWDVTQSGGGVTLDMGCHAFEYFRWMLGKPRALSVYADMGTFVHQDKTRGDDDALIIVDFEGGCRGLAEESWAKQGGMDDRIELYGSEGVIYCDLLKGSSFETYSTRGYGYAVEKAGSTQGWSFTMYEEVWNYGFPQEDQHFVNCVAGLETPLETGEDGKATLEIIFAAYESAGTGRKVALPFTPPAGKKPIELWVR